The sequence ATCAAGAATATGATATAAAAAAGGGAGTGACTCTTATACCCAGACTACCTCTCGGGAAATATAGGGAAGAATATAAGGAGAAACGCCATCCGTAGTTACAATTTCGATTTTTCTTGGAAATAAAGACTGGAGGTACACTTCAAGATCAAGATATTTTTTATATGTAATGGATTCCGGATCAAGTTCAATGAGGAGATCGAGATCACTGGATTCTTTGGCTTCATCCCGTACTACAGAACCGAATAAACCTACATTTGTCACACCAAATCGGTCTTTCAAGTCATGAGCTTTCCGTTTCAAAATTGAAAGTACCTCATCTCGTTCTGTCATCAGTATCACCTTTTATCATATTGTATTTGTACTCAGTATATTCTAAGGTATATGTAGAGTAATTAATCCTCATCTTCTTTATACTCACTGAGAATGAATTCAAATCCTAACCTGAATTATTCTCTTTACTCAAAATATGCTCTCTGATCACATGATTAACACCCTATGGATCTTTAATTTCAAAAAATCCCTCCCTGAAATAAACAACATAAAATCCACCACTATCACTCCTAGCGAATAAACCCTGACCACCCCAAATAATAGAAATCCACTTCCCGGAACCCAGAAAAGGAAATAACAAAAGAACCGAGGAAAATGTGAGTTCCCCCCAACCTTCCTGCATTCAGCCTGCTAACAAGTAAATGATTAACATGGCCGGAATGATTGCAGCATTTCTTGATTTTTAAATGAGTATCCGGTTGTGGCCCTTGCAGTGGCGTTTATCATGGGTGCTCCAGTAGCAGCCCGGGTAAATTCGTTTGTTGACAATAGTATCATGCCGTTTATTGGAGTTCTGGTTCCATCCGGAGACTGGAAGACCGCAACTTTGGCATTGGGACCGGTTAACCTGGGGACAGGTCCGTTTTTAGCTGAATGTATCAATTTTATAGTAATTGCTCTTGTGGTATTCATGATTGCCAAAAAAGTAATGGGCGATGAAAAGGGAGAGAAAAAGGAATGAGAACTAATAATTACTCAAATAATCCGGATCCTCTTATTTTTCATCTCCTAGAAAAGTGGGTGCAAATGTTTTCAATAAGGCATCGGCTATAGCAAGGTGTAGTATTTAAAAATCCCTCCGGTGTGCCAAAAAACTCTCCACAATCCCTGATTAACATGTGCCCGGATTTCTCATAAGTTGCAAATTCAGGATTATTCAAGGTAACAATTATGACTTTAGGGAGAAGTATATCGAGATATATATGAATACCTTATGAGAAGATTAATACTTGAGAGAAGGGAGAGAATAGAGAAGTTAGATCAATGATGAAATTATATCTCGATGTCTGTTGTTTATGCAGGCCCTTTGATGATCAAGATCAATTTATCATCAGACAGGAGGCTGATTCTGTTCAGGAAATATTCACAATGTCCAGTAATTCAGTTATGCTTATCGGAAGTGAGATGATTGATGAAGAAATTTTCCGTATAAGTCATATACAGAAACGTGAATTAGTGATGGGTTCTACCCAACTTATGCAGGAATATGTCCGTATTGATGAGACCATAAAATAAAGAACGATGATACTACGATCATATGGGTTCCATTCTGCAGATGCAATCCATATTACTTGTGCAGAAAAATCTCAGGCATCTTTTATCACAACCGATAAACAAATACTTCAAACAGCAGAAAAGATGAAACATTTACTACAATGTAGTGTAGTACATCCGCCAATATGGCTCATGGAGAATAATATATGACAACGAAAACATTATCCCGGATCCAGCAGGAAGGGATGCAGGCTTTAATTAATACCCTCGGTCCGGTTGATGCAATCCGTTTCATCAAAATATTTGATTCTGGTTATGGAGATTATACTGCCGAAAGAAAAAATTGGTTGCCTGATGATCCGGATGAGTATTTCAACTCCATCGAAACCAGATGACGAGAAAATAAATGATCTAAATGCCTCTTTTGAAAAAAAAAATTTAATTTTTCCTTAAATTATAAGAGTTACCTGATGATTCAGGTATTTCCATTTTCGAAATAGGTAGAGTGTACCAAAAAACTCTCCACCACTCCCGGATTGCCGAAAGCCCCCCCATCCGGATCCCCGATACTCCGGGTTACATGACCGGATAACAGCTGGTCCGGACCGTTATTGTGGCTTACCCCTAAATTTATAATTTTTTAGATCCGGTGGCTTCGTCGGTAGATCCTGGTGTGAAAAGGAATCGGTGTGTCAGCTCTAATCATCCTTCCGCTGCATAAACGGTCCTTCCCTCTTTTATACCATAATATAATGCTGAGCCAATTGGAGGATTCAGGATTTCATTTCTTGTACTTACAAGTATATCCACACCCACTCCAGGTGCAACCCTGCCGATGGCATTTCTAATTTCTGCCATTTTTCTCCCCTTTTCAGGAACAGATTCAAAAACAACTAGAATATCAAGGTCAGATGAGTCTGTTTGTTCTCCCCTGGCATATGAACCAAAAAGAATTATTTTTTCCGGATGCTCCGCTAACACCACCTGTAGAACAACGTTCTGAATAATATTTTCATTAAGCATAAAACATCCTCAAATATTTCTCTATTCTGCCTTTATCTCCTCGATAATCTTCCGGATCTTTATATCCAGGTCCGGAATATCATGCTTGATTACTGACCATACTACAATCCATTTTATTCCAAAATATCCGTGTATGAGTTTATCTCTCATTCCGGCAATGGCATTCCAGGGAATATCCGGATGAGCATCCCGAAATGCAGGAGAGAGGTTTTTTACCGCTTCACCAATTATCTCAAGAGAACGGGGAATAGAACGACTTAAATCAGGGTCAAGTCTGATATCATCAACATTCAGAGATCCGGTTTTATCAAGAATATACTGTATTTCATCAAGAATATGATATAAAAAAGGGAGTGACTCTTTCATACCCAGACTACCTCTCGGGAAATATAGAGAAGAATATAAGGAGAAACGCCATCCGTAGTTACAATTTCTATTTTTCTTGGAAACAAAGACTGGAGGTACACTTCAAGATCAAGATATTTTTTATATGTAATGGATTCCGGATCAAGTTCAATGAGGAGATCGAGATCACTGGAATCTTTGGCTTCATCCCGTACTACAGAACCGAATAAACCTACATTTGTCACACCAAATCGGTCTTTCAAGTCATGAGCTTCTCGTTTCAAAATTGAAAGTACCTCATCTCGTTCTGTCATCGGTATCACCTTTTATCATATTGTATTTGTACTCAGAAATTGTATATTTCAAAGTATATGTAGAGTAATTATTCCTCATCTTCTTTATACTCACTGAGAATGAATTTAAATTCTTACATAAATTATTCTTTTTACTCGAAATATACTCTCTGATCACATGATTATCACCCTATGGATCTTTTATTTCTAAAAAATCCCTCCCTGAAATAAACAACATAAAATCTACTACTGTCACTCCTAGCGAATAAACCCTGACCCCCCCGACTACCACTCCCGGAACCCGGAAAAGGAAAGAACAAAAGAACCGAGGATAAATAGAGTGAGCGTTCCCCAACCAATCAGCCTGCTAACAAGGAAATGATTAGCATGGCCGGAATGGTTGCAGAATTTCTTGAATTTTAAAAGAGTGTCCGGTTGTTCCTCTTGCAGTGGCGTTTATCATGGGTGCTCCAGTAGCAGCCCCTGGTAAAGTCGTTTGTTGACAATAGTATCATGCCGTTTATTGGAGTTCCGGTTCCCATCCGGAGACCGGAAGACCGCAACTCTTGGTTTGGAACCGGTCAATCTGGGGATAGATCCGTTTTTAGCTGAATGTATCAATTTTATTGTAATTGCTCTTGTGGTTTTCATGATTGCGAAAAAAATAATAGGCGAAGAAAAGGGAGAGAAAAAGTAAAAAGATCCAATAATTACTCATATAATCCGGAGATTTTTCTTTTTCATTTCCTAAAAAAATCCGGGTACAAATGTTTTCCAGATGGCATCAGCCATAGCAGGTGTAATATTCAATAATCTCTCCGGTGTGCCAAAAACGCTCTACCACTCCGGATTACCAAAAGCACCCCCATCCGGATACCCGATACTCCGGGTTACATGACCGGATACCAGCTGGCCTGGACCGGTATTGTGGCTAACCCCTAAATCAATAATATTCGTTCCGGTGGCTTCGTCGGTATATCCGGGGGTGAAAAGAAATTGGTTGTTGTCCTTATCTGGTGGAATGATTTAATTGAATTCGTATTCTCTTTTAGTTTTGAATGAGTTATTTTCCCAATTTTATTATGAAGCATTTATCCCACATTCGCTAGATCTTTTTTTCAGATGTAGAATTTTTCATACTCCGGTCCAAGCAAATGTAGTATCTTCAAGTTCTCAGGA comes from Methanospirillum hungatei and encodes:
- a CDS encoding nucleotidyltransferase family protein: MTERDEVLSILKRKAHDLKDRFGVTNVGLFGSVVRDEAKESSDLDLLIELDPESITYKKYLDLEVYLQSLFPRKIEIVTTDGVSPYILPYISREVVWV
- a CDS encoding MscL family protein; its protein translation is MALAVAFIMGAPVAARVNSFVDNSIMPFIGVLVPSGDWKTATLALGPVNLGTGPFLAECINFIVIALVVFMIAKKVMGDEKGEKKE
- a CDS encoding nucleotidyltransferase domain-containing protein — translated: MLNENIIQNVVLQVVLAEHPEKIILFGSYARGEQTDSSDLDILVVFESVPEKGRKMAEIRNAIGRVAPGVGVDILVSTRNEILNPPIGSALYYGIKEGRTVYAAEG
- a CDS encoding DUF86 domain-containing protein, which codes for MKESLPFLYHILDEIQYILDKTGSLNVDDIRLDPDLSRSIPRSLEIIGEAVKNLSPAFRDAHPDIPWNAIAGMRDKLIHGYFGIKWIVVWSVIKHDIPDLDIKIRKIIEEIKAE
- a CDS encoding nucleotidyltransferase family protein, which translates into the protein MTERDEVLSILKREAHDLKDRFGVTNVGLFGSVVRDEAKDSSDLDLLIELDPESITYKKYLDLEVYLQSLFPRKIEIVTTDGVSPYILLYISREVVWV